Part of the Catalinimonas alkaloidigena genome, TGAGAACAGCGCCTATGCGCACTCGGTGGTGGTGCGTACCAACGAAAAAGTGCAGGCGATTCCGATTCCCGGTAAAGCTACCGGCTACGGCTCGGCCGTGAACGGAGGCGAGCTGCTGATGCTGGCCCTGGCCACGTGCTTTTGCAACGACCTGTACCGGGAAGCCCAGAAGCGGGGCATCACCCTCACCCACGTAGCTGTCGAGGCCTCCGGCGAATTTGTGCAGGAGGGGGCCGCCGGAACCAACCTGGTGTACAAAGCCCGGATTGAGGGCGACGCTTCACGGGAAGAACTGGACGTCTTGCTCAAACACACCGATCAGGTGGCAGAAATTCAGAATACCCTGCGCGCGGGGGTGCGGGTGGAACGGGTGGATTGAGCGTATGCATGGATGCCCGGCTCTCGCGATAGTAGCCAGATTTTAGTCCCGTCTCACTCCGAAACTGACTACTTTGCGGCTTTGGTGCGGTGTTGCAACGCACGGAAGTAAGCGAAGCGCACCCCGAACGACCACTACGAGCCTGTTTCCCATGAGTGAACGCTATGCCCAGCGCGGTGTTTCTGCCGCAAAAGAAGACGTCCATGCCGCCATCCGTGCGGTCGACAAAGGAATTTTTCCCCGCGCTTTCTGCAAGATTGTGCCCGATCTGCTGGCCGGTGACCCGGACTATTGTACCGTGATGCACGCCGATGGCGCGGGTACCAAATCGTCGCTGGCTTACCTGTACTGGCGCGAAACCGGCGACCTGTCGGTCTGGAAAGGCATCGCACAGGACGCCATCGTGATGAACCTCGACGACCTGCTTTGCGTGGGCGTCACCGACCGCATTCTCCTGTCGTCGACCATCGGGCGGAACAAAAACCTGATTCCCGGCGAAGTGGTGGCGGCGCTCATCAACGGGACGGAAGAGATCCTTGCCCAACTCCGCGACCTGGGCGTGGGCATCTGGAGCACCGGAGGCGAAACCGCCGACGTGGGCGACTTGGTCCGCACCGTGATTGTCGACAGTACGGTAACGGCCCGGCTGCGGCGCGACGAAGTGATCAGCAACGACCGCATTGCCGCTGGCGACGTGATTGTCGGGCTGGCCTCGTTCGGGCAGGCCACGTACGAAACGCAGTACAACGGCGGGATGGGCAGCAACGGCCTTACCTCCGCCCGCCACGACGTGCTCCACACCGACTACGCCACGCGCTATCCCGAAAGTTTCGATCCGGCCGTACCCGCTTCGCTGGTCTACACCGGCACGCGCCACCTCACCGAAACACTGGACGGCGTACCGGTCGACGTGGGCCAACTGGTTCTCTCTCCGACCCGCACCTACGCCCCGATCATCAAAGCCATCCTCGACGCGCACCGGCCTCGCATCCACGGCATGGTTCACTGCAGCGGCGGCGCGCAGACCAAGGTGCTCCACTTTGTAGAAAAGCTCCACGTGATCA contains:
- a CDS encoding OsmC family protein: MKISANVENSAYAHSVVVRTNEKVQAIPIPGKATGYGSAVNGGELLMLALATCFCNDLYREAQKRGITLTHVAVEASGEFVQEGAAGTNLVYKARIEGDASREELDVLLKHTDQVAEIQNTLRAGVRVERVD
- a CDS encoding AIR synthase related protein, whose product is MSERYAQRGVSAAKEDVHAAIRAVDKGIFPRAFCKIVPDLLAGDPDYCTVMHADGAGTKSSLAYLYWRETGDLSVWKGIAQDAIVMNLDDLLCVGVTDRILLSSTIGRNKNLIPGEVVAALINGTEEILAQLRDLGVGIWSTGGETADVGDLVRTVIVDSTVTARLRRDEVISNDRIAAGDVIVGLASFGQATYETQYNGGMGSNGLTSARHDVLHTDYATRYPESFDPAVPASLVYTGTRHLTETLDGVPVDVGQLVLSPTRTYAPIIKAILDAHRPRIHGMVHCSGGAQTKVLHFVEKLHVIKDHLFPVPPLFQLIQQESGTSWREMYQVFNMGHRMELYTDAATAEQLIAISRSFGVDARIVGRVEAAPEKKLTLTSEHGTFMW